Below is a genomic region from Carassius auratus strain Wakin chromosome 2, ASM336829v1, whole genome shotgun sequence.
CAGAAAATATGTTCCGagaataattttgttgttttttattttcaaacactGTATTTGTTAAATACTTTATTTACACCGTTATGTAAATTGCTTGACTGTATTTCGTGtgaaattttatacatttatatattcctTAACAATATGTTTTAAAGCGACCTCAATTTAAGCATCACTTCAGTTGAGATCCTCATTGTTTTTAGGCCACGTAAATACTGATTGTTATTTACATGAATTGTGCAGTCTAAGATGTTACAGCCCATTTAAATCACTTCAGTGTAGATAACTTCTTTAAGTAACTTCAGCAACTTCTTTAACGGACTTTTACAGTGTAGTTTGCCTCTAGTTTGTCCAGTCTGAGCGTGCTGCGATCCTCCTCCTCTGAGTTTGCTGCACATGCACTCTTATTAAAAGCCAAACGCTTGAACTCTGCCATCtgactgcagttctccatcaaaTCCCACCCTTTATTTCTAAAGTATTCAGTTTGAAATCTTTAGCTCTCGTATCTCAGTTCTCTAAACTGCATCAGTGATCTTCTCTGAAAGTTTCACATCCTTCAGGTTAAACCAGTATTCAGCACAAGCTGTAAGAGTGAACGTGCCGATCTAAGACTGCTCAACCATGTTACATTAACCATCAGGGTGCAAAAGGAAGAATAGACCCTACTTGAAGAATTTTAGTTTTCTTTCCCATGCTGACATTTAGACCCTTCATGCTAAATATCAGAGCTGCTCTAGAAATGTCTACACGTACCATGATTAGTGCATGTTAAGCCTTCTTTTTATTCAAGGTCGTATGCTAAgttttttatattagcactttttataATTTGTTGTAAAAACACCTTAATGTAACCCTTTAACAATAGTAAACACTGGTCGTTTTATATAggttgattcatttatttttttattgttttgaattgtattttgttttggaCGTTTCTTTGGATGGTTAGTTTTTCagtaaactgatttaaaaaatgatattaaatatcaaatttgtttatttatttgactgtatttaatgtgaatttatgtTCAAATTTAATGCTTTCGTTACGAgcaataatatagttaaataaaagCAGTCATGCTGTTGAGATTTGCTAATATCGCTTTACGTGAGTAAGTGCTATCATAATGTGTACATAAGGTTTGGAAATAAATGAACTAAACACATTTTCACCTCAACAAAAGGAAAtggaaaaataatgactgttttcaaacaggtttccctcATCTTAGTTATCTTCATCTTGAACTTGTTATAAAGGTGGAACGTTTCGCTGTAGATGACGTGATTTTTTTAACTGAGGAAAGTCAAATTATACGGTCTCTTCAAACAAGAAGGAAGTGTTAGATGTGCAAAAGGCAGATAATGAAAAGAAGGAAGGGAGCGAAAATACTTGAGATGAGGTTAAAGgttgtttctgtgtttttacagTCTTGGCATTCAGATAGAGATCTGATAAAGACGGTTTACCTGCCTTTGTGAATCTTTAAGGCTCTGAATATCCTGTAGTAGTGGACGGTTGTGTTCTTAATGGACAGTTTGACCTTCACACACATGATTTGAGAGTCTCGTGTGAAGTAACATTTAACTTGATTAAATCAAGGGCTGCATTACTGAAACTTGAGGTTCAGACCTTTCATAACTCAGTTGAATGTTATCTGTCTGAGTCAGAATGTGGCTCTGGTCTAAAATCTAGTGAACTACGTAAGAAGCATGTTACGAACACTCCTAGTGAAAGTCTGGTTATACTGCTTTCTAAAATACTAGCCAGAAGTCTAATTCACCATGAGTTATCAGTGTTTCTTTATATAGTACACTACCGGTCAAAGTttggaataaataaaacaatcaaacatTTTCGAAAGaaatctctcatgctcaccaagtctacatttatttgaagaaaaacagtaatattgtggatttttgttttctatttaaatgttttattcctgtgatgcaaagcagaattttcagtattattactccagtcttcagtatcacatgatcaaTTTTGAAACAGTTctgaaaaaatcctgaaaaaaatgtatcatggatttcacaaaatcatatataaatgcagctttggtgagcttaagagacttcttttaaaacaaatacaaatcttaaGTATGACAAACTTTAGTCTGGTAGTGCATGTATAAATGATCTCACATGGCAGCTGCTGATGTAGGCAGTAAACGGCTACTGTAGGTTTATGGTAACAGATGACTCTGCCTTCATTGGCACAGTAAGGttctaattaaatttttatgagtTCCCAACAGACGACCCCCAAAGCTCATTGTCATCTCCTTGCATCCGTTTAAAAAGACAGCTTTGCAGTCAAAGTCATTGTTAAAATGTCTGCTGGTGCCATTGTCAATGTTATGAATGTaggacctttttttttcttgctttttacaGCCCTGTCTGGGTTTATGGACATTTCCTTTTGTGCAAGAAAAAGCTTGTGTTTTTTATGTCTGAAAACAATGCTTGCTTGCTCAACACAACCTGGGATTTCTTGTTGGAACTAAAATGGGAATTTTTCTTGTTGGAAATAGATTATGGGTGCACAGATGACCTAACAATGCTTCTTAAATCCCCAAATCCttcttaaatggatagtttgccccccaaaaagaaaaaaaactatgcaagtcaatggggaccatcaaccACTTTCTTTAAAatactattatgttcaataatattatgttcaacagaagaaagaaatccatTTGGGTTTGGACTGAAACAGCATGAGGGATTAGTGCATGgtgtaataattttcatttttgggtgaactatccatttaaatgaataattcttttaaatatataagagCCATATATAAGAGCCAAGATAATTTTCTAAAACCCCAAAATTGCATTCTCCGACACAAATGTGTAGTAGTTATGAAAGTATTTAAACTCTTCTGAATGTGAAGTGAAATTTGCAAACAAATGATCCTAGAGCTTGCACTCaaatgttacaatattttataattctatttttattttatttaaattttaaaagcattttaaatttttttaatttaatttattttctcaagagctttgttttttaattgtttatattttttaatttataatacaattttccaattcattttatatttttaaatgattttagaatgtttttaatatttaaatgtttttttctttctctcatccATCCTTTTTTTATGctcttgtaaagcactttgaattacctttGTGTTTAAAACAGTGCTGCATAAATCTATAGCATAATTGCCTTTAATATGAaacttaaaaatattgttttcagttAAGTACATTTGCTTCAGTAATTGTGTGTGGATCCaagtaatataataaatgactgGACTCCAAGGTCTTGATCCTGGGAAAGTTACCATGGTTTTGGGAATAAAAAATATGTAGatgaagtaaaaatatttaactctGAGTTATTTTCCCTCGACAATCCGTGATAAATCTGACTGGCATATTCACTGTTCGATGTGGAAAAAGTGCTGTGTGGAATATTCAGGCTTTGAGAAACTGCTAgggtttataaatatttcttctCCTGGTTCTCATGACTTCAGATAGAAAAGATAGTGGAATTCCACACGTTGGAGTCATAAATCAATGTTTTCCTGGTTACTAGATACTGTTGTGGGCATCTGTTGAAATCACATCTGGTGCCGTGACCCTGCCGATAATTCCCACTGACTTCCTGTGTCCGGATTATCCAGCGTTGTGTTTGACATTTATGATTAGTCTTTGTCTCTTGATGTGAAAATCCTTCAGACGTGTTGCACACTAGCTGTTTCAGATTTCACATTCATATCTgtatgcatcacagaaatactgaTCGACTTGCATGTTCTCTGTTTCCTATTAtaaaagcatttttctttttgttcaacAAAAGACATGCACTagatgatttgatttgatttgatgtgTGTTACCAAGCCAGCCATCAGAGGCCAATAATAACActgttgtttgtgtttcagtGGCGATGCCGTTCATCATAATGACCATCAGGTTCAAGCCGTACCTGCGTGGCGTTTACTGTGATGACGAGACCATCCGTTATCCCTACAGACCAGACACCATCTCTCACAAAATGATGGCGGCCGTTACCATTTCCTGCTCAATCATTATCGTGAGTCTCCACTGTCCAATCAGCTGAGCAAacccttaaaggaatagtccacccaaTAATGTATcacattttcttttccatttgaaataaatatgaaatgtactcaccctcaggcaaaatataagtacataattcataataatgcgtcctctagtgaaaaagtcaATTTCCTGTTGTTCtcacacatcaaaatccacccacatatttgttaagaacctttttttgaatgttttcacttttaaatgatgcttgatctgtgcatatttctggAGGAATCAATATTATAGATTATGTTCATATGGCCAGAAGAAACAAAACATCTTGATGCATTTGTTGGAAATCAGAGCCTATGTTGGAAAGAACagctccaaaaaaacaaaaatgtaccaTAAATCTAGAAGACCAAAAGAATTGAATTGTTTCATGAGTTCAACTCACTGAATCATGTTATTGGTTCACTGAAGAGGAAGATTTCATTTTTCTTCACACAGAGCTATTGTATGAATTTGTTAGAATGTAGCGCACAATTCAATAGGAGCTACTTTTGTTGAGTAACTTCAGCTCAAAGTGACCACATATTGGCCTTTATGTTCcaaacatgagggtgaatatatAACCACAGAAatcatatttttgtgtgaactattcatttTAGTTTCATCATAACTGGCTAAAAGGATTAGGATCACTTTGATGTTGAACTACTTTTGAGAACCAACCAGTAGCGTTCATTCTGAAATGAATTTTCTATGGCGTAATTTGGTTGCAAAAACATACAGGTTGGTTCGGTATTGTGTCCACTTTTTCtgaaagaacattttgataggTTCAACATGATTCATCAGTGAGAATACAATTCAAAACATGAGTCATCTACATCACACAGACTCATACTCTGACTTTCATTTACTCTCATTACTAAGAATGAATCTTCATCTAACACATCggatacacaatggtaattcaaaagcATGTTACATAACACATAGGTGcataagaaaattataaaaaatgtatgagcTATTGCAATTTTTCCCACTTTTTCTCAGTgtaaagaatatttaaataatctaaagaaccgtTTTCCAATATAAAGAACATTCCGTAGAATGGAAAGATTCAATGGATTTTCAAGATTCTTCATgcaaccatcaatgccaataaagaagctttatttttaagagtgtgaagAACATATTGTGGGATGGAATTGATTTTCCATCcatgaatataattatttttttcatgtaactATAGATGCtaatgaagaacctttattttgaagtgttttaCTCATTCACCCTAAGAAACCTTAAACCTAAACACTGTGCTGTTTTCTCACTTGCAGATCATTTCTGGAGAGGCCTACCTGGTCTACACCAAACGTCTCCACTCCAATTCGAACTTTAACCAGTACGCCGCGGCGCTCTATAAAGTGGTGGGGACGTTTCTGTTCGGCGCGTGTGTGAGCCAGTCTCTGACCGATATGGCCAAGTACACCATCGGACGCTTGCGGCCCAACTTCATGGCGGTGTGTGCTCCAGAAGATTGCAAGGGCTACGTTCTGGTGATCAACTGCACGGGAAGCCTTCGCAATGTGACCGAATCCAGGTACAGAAGCAGAGGACAGGAAGGGCCGGTGAAAGAGGTCGTAAACCGATAACCTCACTTCCTGTATTTGTTTATATTCGTCACCTGTTGTTACACTTCCTGTTTGACCAGTACATTTGTGCTTTCTTAGGCTTTGACCTTTACAGTTCAAAGGTCTCACTCGAGCTCTCAAAGGCCTCGTGTCCTTATGAGACTTGAAATAATTATAGATTTGTACACGTACTAGAAAGGCTGtagtacttttttttctgtaaggaTATATTTGAGTTCTGTAATGCTGATTTGTCAATaaggtgattttttatttatttattattattatttaattatgattttaaatgtattattattattattattattattattattattattattattattaagtatagattaaaatatatttcaaatgtttttgtctatttacttatattatttatatattttttatataatttttaattaaaaataattaataattatttaattatactttATTCCACGCAGTAATGTTATTGTtagctaaaactattaaaaaaaattttttggtaatcgaaataatgattaaataaaataaaatataagtattagatgaaaaaaagaaaaaatgacaacAGCATATAACAAAATTACTTAGACTTGCttgaatgaagaaaaataaatctgaaaatattttttttattaatactataataaatataataaattaataattataataattattatttttattttaaaataataaaatgtattgaataatACATTAACACTTTTGACCAAGAATTGCTGTTATTAATATTGTTGTAATAAcgcttataataataattgctgttgCAAAGCTGTTATGAATATGCAATAAATATTGTAACACTGATGAAACCGTATGAAAGTGAGGAATAACTCATAAATGTGTCATTCTAAATGATTCCTTTTCCCTTGTCCTTATGTCGTCGTCTTGTATCTGTCTGGTCTGCCCTTCTTCCGTGGACTGTGCTGCGCCAGGCTGTCGTTCTACTCCGGTCACTCCTCCTTCGGGATGTACTGCATGTTGTTTCTGGCGGTGAGTTGTCACAGTTGCCTTCCTCTCCTGCAATCATGCTGACACAGACAGATAAAGAACAGCACTCAGAGCAACAGGAAGCACCACTGAGACATTAAACTACGACCGCACACATTCCCAGTCTCCAACTTTAAATCAAGACAGTGTACGGTGCTTAGAGGAGCAGTGCCCCACTAATTATGACTccgttatcatttactcaccctcattttattTCAAACCTGTGTGCCTTTTTTTACAGCATGATTGCTTTTTTGAAAATTCTTATGAAGTGTTCGAAACAAGAAAAAAGGCATAAGGTTTGCAGTGACATGAGGGAGAATTAATAGTGTTCTGGTTGCTTCACTCTTGTTCAGACGTGTCTGTTGTTGTCAGGTCATATTCACACAAGGTGCTTTCCCATAACTTTGCATTT
It encodes:
- the LOC113114009 gene encoding phospholipid phosphatase 2-like: MFQSAVWTLILTAPIHCRGSIVAMPFIIMTIRFKPYLRGVYCDDETIRYPYRPDTISHKMMAAVTISCSIIIIISGEAYLVYTKRLHSNSNFNQYAAALYKVVGTFLFGACVSQSLTDMAKYTIGRLRPNFMAVCAPEDCKGYVLVINCTGSLRNVTESRLSFYSGHSSFGMYCMLFLALYVQARMASKWARLLRPTIQFFLVAFAIYVGYTRVSDYKHHWSDVVVGLLQGALVAVLTVRYISDFFKERPPLCQDVENAENEDSERKPSLHITDTDRNHYSHRGPI